One window of the Elusimicrobium sp. An273 genome contains the following:
- a CDS encoding lipoyl protein ligase domain-containing protein: protein MDILLASPQLDVFEQMALDETLVRVHPQAVTLRFYRWTPGPAVTFGYAQFISEVRRTLAQRRFSGPAARRPTGGGIVFHEDDLTFSLVFEAPGRPADIYKNFHAHIHAQLNRLGEKGEIFDKTLPASAYAPSVNHTASACFSNPVENDLLAANGHKILGGALRRFGTTVLYQGSLQLPQARENPAYKNAIIAAVRAYLAADLHPHRATEEWVLQAKELARAQYHTQAWTEKF from the coding sequence ATGGATATTTTGCTGGCATCTCCCCAATTGGACGTATTTGAACAAATGGCCTTGGACGAAACCCTGGTGCGGGTGCACCCGCAGGCGGTAACGCTTCGGTTTTACCGCTGGACGCCCGGCCCGGCGGTTACGTTTGGCTACGCCCAATTTATAAGCGAAGTGCGCCGCACCCTGGCGCAGCGCCGTTTTAGCGGCCCCGCCGCGCGCCGGCCGACGGGGGGCGGAATCGTGTTTCACGAGGACGATTTAACTTTTTCGCTCGTGTTTGAGGCGCCGGGCCGCCCGGCGGATATTTATAAAAATTTCCATGCCCACATCCATGCCCAGTTAAACCGCTTGGGCGAAAAGGGAGAAATTTTTGATAAAACTCTGCCCGCTTCGGCCTATGCGCCCAGCGTCAACCATACGGCCAGTGCGTGTTTTTCAAACCCGGTGGAAAACGATCTGTTAGCCGCAAACGGGCATAAAATTTTGGGCGGCGCCCTGCGCCGGTTTGGCACGACGGTGCTGTATCAAGGCTCTTTGCAGCTGCCGCAGGCGCGGGAAAACCCGGCTTATAAAAACGCCATTATTGCGGCGGTGCGTGCCTACCTGGCGGCAGATTTGCATCCGCACCGGGCCACCGAAGAATGGGTGCTGCAAGCAAAAGAATTGGCCCGCGCCCAATATCATACCCAGGCGTGGACGGAGAAATTTTAA
- a CDS encoding chromate transporter yields the protein MIYWKLFVTFFKIGLFNFGGGYAMISFMQNEVVFKHAWLTTAEFTDVVAISQVTPGPVGINLATYTGYTAADGVWGACVATLAVCLPSFILMLAVSKFFLKYRKAASVEAVFSGLRPAVIGLIAAAALVLCNRENFVDVKSLLFFAAAFVAVWKYKLGPISVIAVCGLAGWIVY from the coding sequence GTGATCTACTGGAAATTATTTGTTACGTTTTTTAAGATCGGCCTGTTTAATTTTGGCGGCGGATACGCAATGATTTCGTTTATGCAAAACGAAGTAGTTTTTAAGCACGCGTGGCTGACCACGGCCGAGTTTACCGACGTGGTAGCCATCAGCCAAGTAACCCCTGGCCCGGTAGGCATTAACCTGGCTACGTATACGGGCTATACGGCGGCGGACGGCGTGTGGGGGGCGTGTGTGGCCACGCTGGCGGTGTGTTTGCCTTCTTTTATTTTGATGCTGGCAGTCAGCAAATTCTTTTTAAAATACCGCAAGGCCGCATCCGTAGAGGCGGTGTTTAGCGGTCTTCGCCCCGCGGTAATAGGGCTGATTGCGGCGGCGGCGTTGGTGCTGTGCAACCGGGAAAATTTTGTGGATGTAAAAAGTCTTCTTTTCTTTGCGGCGGCATTTGTGGCGGTGTGGAAATACAAACTGGGCCCCATCAGCGTGATAGCCGTATGTGGGCTGGCGGGGTGGATAGTATATTAA
- a CDS encoding type IV pilin protein, producing the protein MDENYQKLFSEGKNVGFTLIELLVVVLIIGILAAVAVPLYEQAVWKSRSVPLQVWAKNLLEAQEAYYMANGRYTRCLDLLDIDYQKTFSKVITQESGYWDGGHWANDCVMTVATENDFPGMTLMTEGQFIRVVFSAGKYAEHGFGVYLSLPREDRKVGGVIKQCTNPNWPEWKKFLQSMGYQDVVVGTYLCYQQVNQ; encoded by the coding sequence ATGGACGAAAATTATCAAAAATTATTCTCTGAAGGGAAAAATGTCGGATTTACGCTTATAGAGCTGTTGGTAGTGGTGTTAATTATAGGCATTCTGGCGGCCGTTGCGGTGCCGCTGTATGAACAAGCTGTATGGAAAAGCCGTTCCGTTCCCTTACAGGTATGGGCCAAGAATTTATTGGAAGCGCAGGAAGCCTATTATATGGCTAACGGGCGCTATACCCGCTGTTTGGATTTACTGGATATAGATTATCAAAAAACATTTTCTAAAGTGATTACCCAAGAGTCGGGATATTGGGACGGCGGCCACTGGGCGAATGACTGCGTAATGACAGTTGCAACGGAAAATGATTTTCCCGGGATGACACTTATGACGGAGGGACAGTTTATCCGCGTGGTATTTTCTGCGGGGAAATACGCCGAGCATGGGTTTGGAGTCTATTTGTCGCTCCCGCGGGAAGACAGAAAAGTAGGGGGGGTTATAAAGCAATGTACGAATCCCAACTGGCCCGAATGGAAGAAATTCTTACAAAGTATGGGCTATCAAGATGTAGTGGTGGGAACTTACCTGTGTTATCAGCAAGTCAATCAATAG
- a CDS encoding AsmA family protein: MSKKKKKKRSFWSWVWRFIKSCVVLSLRTVLFTVMLLLLIAAGLWLLFLKTFNAQHISELITEELQKRLDRPVIISSLDLKFINTVELKGFSVVDTEGAPGYALLSADSVTLQFKLLPLLDQQLIIDEVSLNSPRFNIVRLPDGTYNMPQIRTPKEKSVYTSELTGRKLAVSVEDWSVHNGVLSYKDLASGVSHAIYGLNMHFEQLRFNELSRFQAEMILRNKWGDNISDMEIKGTGHVNFANFDWSKFALRSLRTQVFLFQKPVDLLIDLDNLRTPYFNVKASVPAFASKDLSLFHEKELGFSIPKAQLTAQGKLEQDYRLLTLSQVSVSAADVQAQGSGTLDFTQTPFTADLSAKTNFFKLADKHTYYPDIRQYKLTGQAAVSAQLQRQKGKFSLPLLNVQGKDVSGLFYGFKAENIDGEFQAKQNFSDLYARTTAGKVTVHNSVFDKLDLSASWRKGNLYAYIASTELNKVPFKLSLSVNNLKSARRKIRTSIYWKDLDPLAFIDTVKDFVTVITPLLKKGAKFKEPVEGELAWLRNFRDRLPKFMPNFAGNLTADTFSTQVLSGNRFSAEFDFTGMSAGMKNLSGPLEARLEGGVIHQMEKLAEEQQALNITFQPFILMHRMERAGSFKVGQVLKDVPFNDMAVSVNFDKGRMQINNAYTVGPTISAAVSGWTDWVNENFDIIIWTMFNNTSRSGALAENLTDESGNPALAFRVSSSMLKPKLEMMRAKKTGQTIRTAQEQGLNTSFKAAQEFIQGDFHAKK, from the coding sequence ATGAGTAAAAAGAAAAAGAAAAAACGAAGCTTTTGGTCTTGGGTGTGGCGGTTTATCAAATCGTGCGTGGTGTTAAGCCTGCGCACGGTGCTGTTTACCGTGATGCTCCTGTTGCTGATTGCGGCGGGGCTGTGGCTGCTTTTCTTAAAAACGTTCAACGCCCAGCACATCAGCGAGCTGATTACGGAAGAACTGCAAAAACGCTTAGACCGGCCGGTTATTATTTCTTCGCTGGATTTAAAATTTATCAATACGGTGGAACTCAAAGGCTTTTCGGTGGTGGATACCGAAGGCGCGCCGGGGTATGCGCTGCTGTCGGCCGATTCGGTTACCTTGCAGTTTAAATTGCTCCCGCTGTTAGACCAGCAGTTGATTATTGATGAAGTTTCCCTCAATTCTCCCCGTTTTAACATCGTACGTTTGCCAGACGGCACCTATAACATGCCGCAAATCCGCACGCCTAAGGAAAAATCCGTCTATACCAGCGAGCTGACCGGGCGCAAGTTGGCGGTCAGCGTGGAGGACTGGTCGGTACATAACGGGGTGCTGAGCTACAAAGATTTGGCCTCCGGCGTGTCGCACGCCATTTACGGGCTGAATATGCATTTTGAACAGCTGCGCTTTAACGAACTTTCCCGCTTCCAGGCGGAAATGATTTTGCGCAACAAATGGGGAGACAATATCTCCGATATGGAGATCAAGGGAACGGGGCACGTCAATTTCGCCAATTTTGACTGGAGCAAATTTGCCCTGCGCAGTTTGCGCACGCAAGTATTTTTGTTCCAAAAACCGGTGGATTTGCTGATTGATTTGGATAATTTGCGCACGCCCTATTTTAACGTCAAGGCCAGCGTGCCGGCGTTTGCAAGCAAAGACTTGTCGCTCTTCCACGAAAAAGAACTGGGCTTTTCTATTCCCAAGGCCCAGCTTACCGCCCAAGGCAAGCTGGAACAGGATTACCGCCTGCTGACGCTTAGCCAAGTGTCGGTCTCGGCGGCAGACGTACAGGCGCAGGGCTCCGGCACGCTTGATTTTACGCAGACGCCTTTTACGGCGGATCTGTCTGCAAAGACAAATTTCTTTAAACTCGCGGACAAACACACGTATTATCCGGACATCCGCCAATATAAGCTCACCGGTCAAGCCGCCGTTTCGGCCCAGCTGCAGCGGCAAAAAGGCAAATTTTCGCTGCCGCTTCTAAACGTACAAGGGAAAGACGTCTCGGGTTTGTTCTACGGCTTTAAGGCCGAAAATATAGACGGCGAATTCCAGGCCAAACAAAATTTTTCGGACTTGTACGCCCGCACTACGGCAGGCAAGGTAACCGTTCATAATTCGGTGTTTGACAAGCTAGACCTGAGCGCCAGCTGGCGCAAAGGCAACTTGTATGCCTATATTGCGTCCACCGAGCTGAACAAGGTGCCGTTTAAGCTGAGCCTGTCGGTCAATAATTTAAAAAGCGCCCGCCGCAAAATCCGTACGTCCATTTACTGGAAGGATCTGGATCCGCTGGCGTTTATTGATACGGTAAAAGATTTTGTTACGGTCATTACGCCGCTTCTTAAAAAGGGCGCCAAATTTAAAGAGCCGGTGGAAGGGGAATTGGCGTGGCTGCGCAACTTCCGCGACCGGCTGCCCAAATTTATGCCCAACTTTGCCGGGAACTTAACGGCGGATACGTTTTCCACTCAAGTGCTTTCCGGCAACCGCTTCAGCGCCGAGTTTGATTTTACCGGCATGAGCGCCGGGATGAAAAACCTCTCCGGCCCGCTGGAAGCGCGCTTGGAGGGCGGCGTGATTCACCAGATGGAAAAATTGGCCGAAGAACAGCAGGCGCTTAACATCACGTTCCAGCCGTTTATTCTGATGCACCGCATGGAACGGGCCGGAAGTTTTAAAGTGGGGCAAGTGTTAAAAGATGTGCCGTTTAACGATATGGCGGTGTCGGTGAATTTTGACAAAGGCCGCATGCAAATCAATAACGCCTATACGGTGGGGCCCACCATTTCGGCCGCGGTCAGCGGATGGACGGACTGGGTAAACGAAAATTTTGATATCATTATATGGACGATGTTTAACAATACCTCGCGTTCGGGCGCGTTGGCGGAGAACCTGACGGATGAATCGGGCAATCCGGCGCTGGCGTTTCGCGTGTCGTCTTCCATGCTGAAACCCAAGCTGGAAATGATGCGCGCCAAAAAAACCGGCCAAACCATTCGCACCGCCCAGGAACAGGGGTTAAATACCAGTTTTAAAGCCGCACAGGAATTTATCCAAGGAGATTTTCATGCCAAGAAATAA
- the gcvPA gene encoding aminomethyl-transferring glycine dehydrogenase subunit GcvPA, protein MFIAHTSQDREEMLRKIGVSSVKDLLSQIPQELLYPALGLPKALTEQELTAHVHELAARNQPLKNFIGAGIYEHFIPAAVGALSSRGEFLTAYTPYQAEASQGTLQTIYEFQSCICSLFDMDVATASHYDGATALAESVLACLRITGRSEILISAALHPHYKEVLKTYVRHQKGVCVKEIPFQQDGTLDLEILSQELSEKTACFVLPNPNFLGCLEHAEEISSRVHQAGALLTAVVNPLALGVLQTPGAYNADFAVAEGQPLGNAMNFGGPGLGIMTAKKMYMRQLPGRMVGIAKDKNGRRAFVLTLQAREQHIRREKASSNICSNEALCALNAVIYLTLLGPQGLREVAELNLERAHQLADLAGNIPGFRVKFTAPFFNEFVLECPIPAQQVIKKLAKKGISAGYALGTDFKELKNCLLVCATETKTAADLQAYADALGGI, encoded by the coding sequence ATGTTTATTGCTCACACTTCCCAAGACCGCGAAGAAATGCTGCGCAAAATCGGCGTTTCCTCCGTTAAAGATTTGCTTTCACAAATTCCGCAGGAACTCTTATACCCTGCCTTAGGCCTGCCCAAAGCGCTTACGGAACAGGAACTGACGGCCCACGTGCACGAACTAGCCGCCCGCAACCAGCCGCTTAAAAATTTTATCGGCGCAGGCATTTACGAACATTTTATTCCCGCCGCAGTCGGCGCGCTTTCTTCGCGCGGGGAATTTTTAACCGCCTATACCCCTTACCAGGCCGAAGCCAGCCAAGGCACCCTGCAAACCATTTACGAATTTCAAAGCTGCATTTGCTCGCTGTTTGATATGGATGTGGCCACTGCCTCTCACTACGACGGCGCCACCGCCTTGGCCGAATCCGTGCTGGCGTGTCTGCGCATTACGGGGCGCAGCGAAATTTTGATTTCGGCCGCCCTGCATCCGCACTATAAAGAAGTGCTTAAGACGTATGTGCGCCACCAAAAAGGCGTTTGCGTCAAAGAAATTCCTTTTCAGCAAGACGGCACGCTTGATTTGGAAATCCTTTCTCAGGAACTTTCCGAAAAAACGGCCTGTTTTGTGTTGCCCAATCCCAATTTTTTGGGTTGTTTGGAACACGCCGAAGAAATTTCTTCCCGCGTGCATCAGGCCGGGGCGCTGTTGACGGCGGTAGTCAATCCGCTGGCTTTGGGCGTACTGCAAACGCCGGGCGCTTATAACGCCGATTTTGCCGTAGCCGAAGGCCAGCCGTTGGGCAACGCCATGAACTTTGGCGGGCCCGGGTTGGGCATTATGACGGCTAAAAAAATGTATATGCGCCAGTTGCCGGGGCGCATGGTGGGTATTGCCAAAGACAAAAACGGCCGCCGCGCTTTTGTGCTGACGCTGCAGGCGCGCGAGCAGCATATCCGCCGCGAAAAAGCTTCCTCCAACATTTGTTCCAACGAGGCGTTGTGTGCGTTAAACGCCGTGATTTATTTAACGCTTCTGGGCCCGCAAGGCTTGCGGGAAGTGGCGGAGCTGAATTTGGAACGCGCACATCAGTTGGCGGATTTAGCGGGCAACATTCCGGGCTTTCGCGTAAAGTTTACGGCGCCTTTTTTTAACGAATTTGTGCTGGAGTGCCCGATCCCGGCCCAGCAGGTCATTAAAAAACTGGCCAAAAAAGGCATCAGTGCCGGGTATGCCTTGGGAACGGACTTTAAGGAACTGAAAAACTGCCTGCTCGTCTGCGCTACGGAAACCAAAACCGCGGCCGATTTGCAGGCATATGCCGATGCGCTGGGGGGTATTTAA
- the gcvPB gene encoding aminomethyl-transferring glycine dehydrogenase subunit GcvPB has translation MEPILTHNQLSIEKSRPGRRGVRFEWAQKPASAYVPQEYLRKTAPKLPELSEFETVRHFTRLSELNYCLDGEFYPLGSCTMKYNPKAYDALSALEGFTQMHPFAPESSVQGTLEMMYHFQELLKQVTGFAAFTLQPAAGAQGELTGILTARAYHDAHKDFNRTEVIVPDTAHGTNPATAHMAGYTVVNIPSAPDGCVDKEALQKALSDKTAVVMLTVPNTVGLFEKDIREIAQMVHKAGALFYLDGANFNALAGLVKPADLGADLMHLNVHKSFAAPHGGGGPGAGPVGAAAHVAPFLPKPIVEYKNGKYTLSGKMPKSLGKMKAFYGNIAVCLRGYCYLRQFDDSTFKEIAENAILNANYVRAALKGKFNAFFDRTCMHECVLSIRPAEMNGVHTSDIAKRLLDYGFYAPTIYFPLIVPEAMMVEPTETESKQMLDAFVAVMEKIYDEIQTEPQTVKDAPHSQCVARIDEVSAAREPNLRW, from the coding sequence ATGGAACCGATTTTAACACACAATCAGCTTTCTATTGAAAAATCCCGCCCCGGGCGGCGCGGCGTACGGTTTGAATGGGCCCAAAAACCGGCTTCGGCGTATGTGCCGCAGGAATACTTGCGCAAAACGGCGCCCAAACTGCCAGAACTGTCCGAGTTTGAAACGGTGCGCCATTTTACGCGGCTTTCCGAGCTGAACTATTGCTTGGACGGCGAGTTCTACCCGCTGGGGTCTTGCACAATGAAATATAACCCCAAAGCGTATGATGCGTTAAGCGCGCTGGAAGGCTTTACCCAAATGCATCCGTTTGCGCCGGAATCTTCGGTGCAGGGCACCTTGGAAATGATGTATCACTTCCAAGAACTGCTTAAACAAGTAACCGGGTTTGCCGCTTTTACGCTGCAGCCGGCGGCGGGCGCACAGGGCGAGCTGACGGGGATTTTGACGGCGCGGGCCTATCACGACGCGCACAAAGATTTTAACCGCACGGAAGTCATCGTGCCCGACACTGCCCACGGCACCAACCCGGCTACCGCCCATATGGCGGGCTATACGGTGGTGAACATTCCCTCGGCGCCGGACGGCTGCGTGGACAAAGAGGCCCTTCAAAAAGCCTTGTCGGACAAAACGGCCGTCGTGATGCTGACGGTGCCCAACACGGTGGGCCTTTTTGAAAAAGACATCCGCGAAATTGCCCAGATGGTGCATAAAGCGGGGGCGCTGTTCTATTTGGACGGGGCCAACTTCAACGCGTTGGCGGGCTTGGTAAAGCCGGCCGATTTGGGGGCGGACTTAATGCACCTAAACGTGCACAAGAGCTTTGCCGCCCCGCATGGCGGCGGCGGCCCGGGCGCGGGGCCGGTGGGCGCGGCGGCGCATGTGGCGCCGTTTTTGCCCAAGCCGATTGTGGAATATAAAAACGGGAAATATACGCTAAGCGGCAAAATGCCCAAGAGCCTAGGCAAAATGAAAGCGTTTTACGGCAACATCGCCGTTTGCCTGCGCGGATATTGCTACTTGCGTCAGTTTGACGACAGTACCTTTAAAGAAATTGCCGAAAATGCCATTTTAAACGCCAACTATGTACGGGCGGCGCTGAAAGGCAAATTTAATGCGTTCTTTGACCGCACGTGTATGCACGAGTGTGTGCTGAGCATTCGCCCGGCCGAGATGAACGGGGTGCATACGTCCGACATTGCCAAGCGCCTGCTGGACTACGGGTTTTACGCGCCCACCATTTATTTCCCGCTGATTGTGCCCGAAGCGATGATGGTGGAGCCGACGGAAACAGAAAGCAAACAAATGCTGGACGCGTTTGTGGCCGTTATGGAAAAAATCTATGACGAAATCCAGACCGAGCCCCAAACGGTAAAAGACGCCCCGCACAGCCAATGCGTAGCCCGCATTGACGAAGTTTCCGCCGCCAGAGAACCCAACTTGCGTTGGTAA
- a CDS encoding M48 family metallopeptidase, which produces MADTQSVISDVKLFIERLKKELPEVFGQPDAKPGAASVQTPSDTDNKVLYNGDLFEARMYVTPDQEEGVAFDGTIFHIYLHSKDSDPSALVTEWLRNKANETLKAKTKEWAEKIGVEFNNIVIKDQKTCWASCSGKKNINYSYRIIKMPLAVQDYLMVHELCHLVHMNHGQEYWQLVAQFSPDYKSHRRWLNENKGSIFAEVELTYREEPQEDARLKDETTT; this is translated from the coding sequence ATGGCAGACACCCAAAGCGTCATCAGCGACGTAAAACTGTTTATCGAACGGCTCAAAAAAGAGCTGCCGGAGGTATTCGGCCAGCCGGACGCCAAACCGGGCGCCGCCTCTGTGCAAACGCCTTCCGACACGGACAACAAAGTGCTCTATAACGGCGATTTGTTTGAAGCCCGCATGTACGTAACGCCCGACCAAGAAGAGGGCGTGGCGTTTGACGGAACAATTTTTCACATCTACTTGCATTCCAAAGATTCCGACCCGTCTGCACTGGTAACGGAGTGGCTTCGCAACAAAGCCAACGAAACGCTGAAAGCCAAAACAAAAGAATGGGCGGAGAAAATTGGGGTAGAGTTTAACAACATCGTCATTAAAGACCAAAAGACCTGCTGGGCCAGCTGTTCGGGCAAGAAAAACATCAATTATTCCTACCGCATCATCAAAATGCCGCTGGCCGTACAGGATTATTTAATGGTGCATGAACTCTGCCATTTGGTGCATATGAACCACGGGCAGGAATACTGGCAGTTGGTGGCGCAGTTTAGCCCAGACTACAAAAGCCACCGCCGCTGGTTAAACGAAAATAAAGGCTCTATTTTTGCGGAAGTGGAACTGACTTACCGCGAAGAACCGCAGGAAGACGCCCGGCTCAAAGATGAAACCACAACCTAA
- the gcvH gene encoding glycine cleavage system protein GcvH — MHSEENCRFAKTHEWAHMEGDIATVGISNHAQEEISDIVFVDLPKVGQQVTAGQNCCVIESVKSASEIYAPVSGEVVEVNTALANDPALVNREPHGNGWLFKIKMSAPAEYENLMDLSAYKATLGK, encoded by the coding sequence ATGCATAGCGAAGAAAATTGCCGTTTTGCCAAAACACACGAATGGGCCCATATGGAGGGCGACATTGCCACCGTGGGCATCAGCAACCACGCGCAGGAAGAAATCAGCGATATCGTATTTGTGGATCTTCCCAAAGTGGGCCAGCAGGTAACAGCGGGGCAGAACTGCTGCGTGATTGAGTCCGTCAAATCCGCTTCCGAAATTTACGCCCCCGTCAGCGGCGAAGTGGTGGAAGTAAACACTGCGCTGGCCAACGATCCGGCCCTCGTCAACCGCGAACCGCACGGAAACGGCTGGCTGTTTAAAATCAAAATGTCGGCCCCGGCTGAATACGAAAACTTAATGGATCTGAGCGCGTACAAAGCTACGCTTGGCAAATAA
- a CDS encoding phosphoribosyltransferase family protein, with protein MPRNNMDVLCLLQEHGAILEGHFVMPSGFHSQTYIQTSLLMQHPHLAQRIAGALSDKFTKKADVIMALTPSDSVLAQEVARARGVRAIFASRADNGEMLLKHNFTIKEGENVLIVDDVAVSGRKINKAIELVGKMGGNVIGVGVIVDRSMGYLPLAVPLRALLSYPMQTFTAKECPLCAAGLPFSKLEETGK; from the coding sequence ATGCCAAGAAATAATATGGACGTGCTTTGCCTCCTGCAAGAACACGGAGCGATTTTGGAAGGCCATTTTGTAATGCCTTCCGGGTTTCACAGCCAAACCTATATTCAGACTTCTCTGCTTATGCAGCACCCCCATTTGGCGCAGCGCATTGCGGGGGCGCTTTCGGATAAATTTACTAAAAAAGCCGATGTGATTATGGCACTGACGCCTTCGGATTCCGTGCTGGCGCAGGAAGTGGCGCGCGCCCGCGGCGTACGCGCTATTTTCGCCTCCCGCGCCGACAACGGCGAAATGCTGCTGAAACACAATTTCACCATTAAAGAAGGGGAAAACGTGTTAATCGTGGACGATGTGGCCGTTTCCGGCCGCAAAATCAACAAGGCCATTGAACTGGTGGGCAAAATGGGCGGCAACGTAATCGGCGTAGGCGTGATTGTAGACCGCTCGATGGGATATCTGCCGCTGGCCGTACCGCTGAGGGCCTTGCTGTCGTACCCGATGCAAACGTTTACCGCCAAGGAATGCCCGCTGTGTGCGGCGGGGCTGCCGTTTTCAAAACTGGAAGAAACGGGAAAATAA
- the gcvT gene encoding glycine cleavage system aminomethyltransferase GcvT, protein MNHTDLQKTPLCSACEKAGGKMVDFHGWLLPVQFEGIIAEHHAVRSQSGMFDVSHMGQIFVEGKDAWPFLQYINCNNIKNEPGAGVYSHILTEKGTIIDDAISFCLTPEKFLVVVNAACIAEDFAWFEKQAAKFNVTVRNESASWGMIALQGPQALEQAAKLLPQAKEVARFHIIEIELFGVKGYLTRTGYTGEDGVEIMLPGDKIENLWNALLQQGVKPCGLGARDVLRLEAGYLLNGADADQTRTPYEAGCGWVVKLAKENFVGKDALAAQKAQGVKEKLTGFVLKSPGVPRAGCKVFAGGQEKGVLTSGTFSPLFKGIAVGYLAAEAAVPGTEVEIEIHGRRAKAEVVKTPFYKNRV, encoded by the coding sequence GTGAACCATACCGATTTACAAAAAACGCCGCTTTGCTCTGCTTGCGAAAAAGCCGGCGGCAAAATGGTGGACTTCCACGGGTGGCTGCTGCCCGTGCAGTTTGAGGGGATTATCGCCGAACATCATGCCGTGCGCAGCCAATCCGGTATGTTTGACGTGTCGCACATGGGGCAGATTTTTGTGGAAGGCAAAGACGCGTGGCCTTTTTTGCAGTATATCAACTGCAACAACATCAAAAACGAACCCGGAGCGGGCGTGTATTCCCATATCCTGACCGAAAAAGGCACGATTATTGACGACGCCATTTCGTTTTGCTTAACGCCGGAAAAGTTTTTGGTCGTGGTCAACGCCGCCTGCATTGCCGAAGATTTTGCCTGGTTTGAAAAACAGGCCGCAAAATTTAACGTAACCGTCCGCAACGAAAGCGCCAGCTGGGGAATGATTGCCCTGCAGGGGCCGCAGGCGTTGGAACAGGCGGCCAAACTGCTGCCGCAAGCCAAAGAGGTGGCGCGGTTTCATATTATAGAAATTGAACTGTTTGGCGTCAAAGGCTATTTGACGCGCACCGGATATACCGGCGAGGACGGCGTGGAAATTATGCTGCCCGGCGACAAAATAGAAAATTTGTGGAATGCCCTCTTGCAGCAAGGTGTAAAGCCCTGCGGGCTGGGCGCGCGGGACGTGCTGCGCCTGGAAGCGGGATACTTGCTAAACGGCGCCGATGCCGACCAAACCCGCACCCCGTATGAAGCCGGATGCGGCTGGGTGGTAAAGTTAGCCAAAGAAAATTTTGTAGGAAAAGACGCGCTGGCGGCGCAAAAAGCACAGGGGGTAAAAGAAAAACTAACCGGATTTGTGCTTAAAAGCCCCGGCGTGCCGCGCGCCGGCTGCAAGGTGTTTGCCGGCGGACAGGAAAAAGGTGTACTGACCAGCGGCACTTTTTCGCCGCTGTTTAAGGGAATCGCCGTAGGTTATTTGGCGGCGGAAGCCGCGGTGCCGGGCACGGAAGTGGAAATTGAAATCCACGGCCGCCGCGCCAAAGCCGAAGTCGTAAAAACACCCTTTTATAAAAACCGAGTTTAA
- a CDS encoding M50 family metallopeptidase: protein MVRLLKLLIALLLLPTAVLTFAQTVRILLAVLGQLSAAVSFIAGLVVYSGIHYGYYNFSRPYVFAHEITHALAALLCGCRIKDVSIGQDSGYVKMDRCNAFVVLAPYFVPAYVIAAALVYVIADLFVDVSPYRQVFLFVIGFFMAFHFIQTFKTLFEADQPDLKLAGGKVFSVVMITLANLVVLAVVLKALFPETVSLLEAGKNVLAGTVNIWRIIVNYIVEKAINAA, encoded by the coding sequence ATGGTTCGCTTGCTTAAACTGTTAATTGCGCTTTTGCTGCTGCCTACCGCGGTGCTGACGTTTGCCCAAACCGTGCGGATTTTGCTTGCGGTTTTGGGGCAGCTGTCGGCGGCGGTCAGTTTTATTGCCGGGCTGGTGGTATACAGCGGGATCCATTACGGGTATTATAATTTTTCGCGCCCGTATGTTTTTGCGCACGAAATAACGCACGCCCTGGCGGCGCTGTTGTGCGGGTGCCGCATTAAAGATGTGTCCATCGGGCAGGACAGCGGATACGTGAAGATGGATCGCTGCAATGCGTTTGTGGTGCTGGCGCCGTATTTTGTGCCGGCGTACGTCATTGCGGCGGCGCTGGTGTATGTGATTGCGGATTTGTTTGTGGACGTATCGCCTTACCGGCAAGTTTTTTTGTTTGTCATCGGTTTTTTTATGGCTTTTCATTTTATCCAAACGTTTAAAACCTTGTTCGAGGCCGACCAGCCCGATTTAAAATTAGCCGGCGGGAAAGTGTTTTCGGTCGTGATGATTACGCTGGCCAATTTGGTGGTGCTGGCGGTGGTGTTAAAGGCGTTGTTTCCGGAAACGGTTTCTTTGCTGGAAGCGGGGAAAAACGTGCTGGCGGGAACCGTCAATATATGGCGAATTATAGTAAACTATATAGTGGAGAAAGCGATCAACGCGGCCTAG